TCGGCGAGGTCCACGTCGGCGGCGGCGAGCGCGGCGGCCCGCCCGCCGCGGTCCACGGCGTGCAGCACGATCCCGTCCAGCTTGGCGGGGTTGCCCCACCAGCGCGGGTTGCGGACGAGGACGACGTCCTTCGCGGCGGTGTCGACCTTGTCCAGCGCGAAGGGTCCGGCGGTGACCTTGAGCCTGCGGCGGGCGCCGTCGTTGAAGGCGTCCGGGCTGCCCATGACCTCCTTCGGGTACAGCGGGGAGAACAGCGACTTCCAGTCGGCGTAGGGACGGGAGAAGGTGACCCGGACCTGGAGGTCGCTGGAGCCGCGTTCGATCTTCGCGATGCGGTCGTAGCCGGCGTTGCGGGCGGTCCAGTAGGCGCTGTCCCTGCCGGACAGGGCACGCCACTGGGCGGCGAAGTCGGCGGCGCCGATCTCCCGGCCGTCGCTCCAAACGGCCTGCTGGTTCAGCTCGTACAGGACCACCTGGCGCGGTTCGGTCTCGACGACCCTGGCGGATTCCAGGTAATCGGGGCTGGGCACCGGGCGGCCGTTGGCGTCGAGCCGGAACATCGACGGCAGGACGGCCTGTGCGACGCGGCCGGTGCCCGCGTCGGCGTCGGCCTGGTAGGCGTTCAGGGTCTCCGGTACGGCGTCCACGGCCCACTTCAGCGTGCCGCCCTCGGCGACCGAGGTGCGGGCGGCGGGGGCGATGTCCTGCCGGACGGGCGGGGTGCCGGCGTCGTCGGAGCCGCAGCCGGCGAGGAGCGGCACCGCGAGGGCGCCCGCGGTGAGGAGGGCGACCGAGCGCGTCACCGTGCGCGGGCCGACGCCGTCGTGGGACATCTCAGCTACCTCCGGGAGGACACGGGTGTTGCGTTCACATATGGCGCTATATGGAGCTGATCAGATCTTCCGTCCACTGAAGAGGAAAGGGTCCGGCCGCTGCGGGCGACACGGCGGCAGCGCCCGGCAAGCCCACCCGTGCGGCGCACACCCCCGCGACCGCGGGGGGCGCGGGGCGGTGAGCCGCGCGTCGCCGCCCGGCGGGGCGCCGCACGGGGGCGGCCGGAGCGGCCGGGGGCGGCGCCGTGTCGCCCCCGGCGGGCCCCGGCGCCGGGGCCCGCCGGGAGTGCCCGGTCCCCCGCGTCCGCAGCGGGCGGCCGGGCACCGCAGGGGGCTCAGCCGGTCCAGCCGTCGCGGTAGGCGCGCCAGTCCGCTTCCGTCGCCGCGAAGTCGACGTACAGCGCCACGCCGAAGCGGGCACGGTCGCGGTCGGTGCGGGACAGGCCGAGGCGGACGCCCCGGACGGCGGCCGGGACGGTCTCCGCGCGGGCCCGGTGGCCGAAGCGGTCCTCGTGGTAGAAGGGCAGGCCCATGAGGAGGTCGGTGGAGGCGGGGGTGGCCTCCAGGGCGAGGCTGGTCTGCTGGGCCACGTACCCGCCGTACAGGCTCTGCAGCGGCTGCATGGTGTCGTACGACATCACGGCGATCTGGTCCACGCGGCGGGCGACCTGCCCGAAGTAGGCCTGCGACCACCACTTGGGGTGGCCCGTGGTCGCGCCCCACAAGGAGTGGAGGGCCGGGAGCGGGTCGATCTGGTGGGCCGCGACGGACAGCAGGGCGTGGCGGGAGCGGGTGAGGGCGCGCAGGTCGTCGAGGAGGGAGAGGTAGTCGGGGTCGCCGGAGTGGAGGGGCTCCAGGTCGAAGTGGGTGCCCGCGAAGCCGGCGGCCAGGATCCCGCGGGCCGAGGCGACGACGGCGGCGCGGGTGGCCGCGCGGTCCAGGCGCATACCGTCGGGGCCCTCGCCGGCCAGTTCGTCGCCGAGCCAGGCCTGGACGCGGACGCCGGGCAGTTCGCGGTGGAGGGCGGACACCAGCCAGCGGGCCCTCGGGTACGCCGAGGCGGGGAGCGTCCCGTCGTGTTCCAGGGGGCCCGAGTGGACGTACAGGTCGCGGACGCCGGTGCCGCGCAGGCGGCGGGCGAGGGCCTCGACGTCCGCGCCCGTCCTGCGTCCGTCCACCCAGGCGTGGCCCAGCCAGAGGGCGTCCCGGTGGCGGGTGCGGGTGCCGGGGGCGGGGTCGCCGGTGTAGGTGAGGCGGAGGGCCGACTCGGCGGCGAGGAGGGGCAGGAGCAGCAGCAGGACGAGGGCGGCCGCCGGACCGGCGCGGCGCCGGCGCGGGCGCCTCGCCGCGGCCCGGCCCACGGCGTGCTCGTGCCCGTCCGCACCGCCCGGGCCGCTCCCGTCGCCGGGTGCGGGTGGTGCCGGCGGGGTGCTCCCGCCGCGGACGGGTGCGGCGGGCCCCCGTGGCTGCGGTTCCTCCCTCGTCCTCCCGGTCACTGCCGCTCCTCCTCCTCCTCGCGCCCCACCCGTGCCCGCCCCGCTCGCGCGGGCGTCCACCCGCCCATACGCTCCGGAAGGTGACGTCCTCCCTGTTTCGGGGCCGGCCCCGGCGCGTCCCGGCGCACGTGCGGGTGCGGGTGGCGCGTGCCCTGGCGGGTGCCGTGGCCGGGGGCGGGTGGCTGGTGTCGCCGGTGATGACGGTCGGTGCGCAGGATCCGGTTCCCGCCGGTCCGGCCGCTGCGGCCGCGAGTGCCGCCGCGCCCGGGGAGGACGGGGCGGCCGCCACCGACCTCGTGCTGCCCCTGTTCGCCGTCGGGGCGGCCGGGGTGCTGGCCGGGTACGGGTACCTGCGGCGCGCCCGGCGGGCCCGCACCCGGACGACGCCGGGCGTGGTGTCGCCGGCGCCGCCCGTGCCCACGGTGGCGCAGGCCGAGCGGCAGGCGCGTGCGGCGCTGGTGCTGGCCGACGACTGCGTGCGCGCCAGCGGGGAGGAACTCCCCTTCGTGGCGGCGCGGTTCGGCGAACGGGAGGTCGAGCCGTACGCGCGGGCCCTGGGGGGCGCCGGGGCCGAGCTGGCGTCCGCGTTCGCGTTGTGGCGGCGGTACGGGGAGGGACTGCCGAAGGACACGGGTGCCCGCCGGCAGGCGCTGGCGGGGGTGGTCGGGCGGTGCGCCGAGGCGGGGCGGCTGCTGGACGCCGGGGCGGAGGGACTGGACCGGCTGCGCGGTCTCGAACACGGGGTGCGGGAGGCGCTGGAGGTCGCCGAGGGGCGGTTCCGGGAGTTGGCCGCGCGGACGGTGGCGGCCCGGGCCACGGTGGCGGCGCTGCGCGCGCGGTACGCGGCTTCGGCCGGTGCGCCGGTCGCCGGGTACGCCGAACAGGCCGAGGACCGGATCGTGTTCGCCACCTCGCAGCTCAACGGGGCCCGGCAGTCCGCTGACGCGGGTGACGGCCGGCGGGCGGCCCGGCACCTGCGCGCCGCCGAGGGTGCCGTCGCCCAGGCCGGTGTCCTCGTGGACGGCGTGGAGCGGCTCGCGGCACGGCTGCGGGAGGCGGCGGGGCTGGTGCCGGCCGCGCTGACCGGCGCGGAGGCGGAGATCGCCGCGGTTCGCGGGGGGCGGGCGCCGGCGTCCCCGTCCGCCGGCGAGCTGCACGCCCGCCTCGCCCACGCCGACGGTGTGCTGGCGGCGGTGCGCGAGGAACTGACCGGGGGCCGGTACGACCCGCTGGACGCGCTGCGCCGGATCACGCGGGCCGTGCGGCGGTTGGAGGCGGGGCGACCGGGGGTGCTGGAGGCGGCGACGCGGCTGGTGGCCCGCAGCGCGGTCGGCGCGGCCGAGGACTACGTGACCGTGCACCGGGCCGCGGTGGGCGCGGAGGCCCGCACCCTCCTGGCGGAGGCGGTCCGGGCCCTCGGCCCGTGCGACGGTGCGGGGGACGTCCGGGTCTGGGCCCGGGCCCTGCGGACACGGCCGGCGCGGACCGCACGGGCACCCGGCCCGCGCGACGACGAGGCCGACGTGTGGGCGGGACGGGCGCGGGAGTCGGCCGAGCGGGACGTGCGCGGGCACGGCGGTCCCCGCGCGGACCCGGACGGCCGGACCGCCGGGCTCGACGGGGCCGTCCTCGGCGGGATCCTGCTCGCCCAGGAGCCGGACGGCGGCCCCCCGGTGAGCTTCGGCGGCCCGCGGGCGCGGGGGCGCCGGCGCCTTCCCGCACCGTGACGCCGGGCGCCGCACCGCGACGCCGGCCGCGGGCACCGGCACCCCCGGGCTCAGAACAGGCTCAGCAGGGCCTCCGCCGGGTCGGTCAGCCCGCCCTCCGTGCCGGGCAGCGGCAGTTCGAACCACACCGTCTTGCCCCGCGGAGTCCGCCGCGAGCCCCACGCCGCGCTGAGCAGCCCGACCAGTTGCAGGCCCCGCCCGCCCTCGTCGGTGTCGCGGGCGCGCCGGCGGCGGGGCTGGACCAGCCCGGAGTCCCAGACCTCGCAGACCAGCGTGCGGTCCAGCAGGAGGCGGAGCCTGATCTCCCCCTCGCCGTAGCGCAGGGCGTTGGTGACCAGTTCGCTGACGAGGAGCTCGGTGGTGTCGACCAGCGGCTCCAGGTCCCAGGCGAGCAGTTGCGCGCGGGCGTACTCGCGGGCGCGCCCCACGCTGCGCGGTTCGCGCGGCAGCGTCCAGTCGCCGACGGACGTGGCGGGCAGCCCCTGCACGCGGGCCATCAGCAGGGCGATGTCGTCCTCGCCGTGGTGGGTGTCCAGGGTGCTGAGGACGTGGTCGCAGACGTCCTCCAGCGGGGCGGTCGGGTCCGTCAGCGCGCCGACGAACGCCTGCAGGCCCTCGTCCAGCGGATGGTCGCGGGACTCGACCAGGCCGTCCGTGTAGAGCGCCAGCAGTGCGCCCTCGGGGAGTTCGACCTCGACCTCCTCGAAGGGCTCGCCGCCCACCCCGAGCGGCATCCCGGGCGGCACGTCCAGCATCAGGGCCGGCTCGCCGGGCTCCACGAGCACCGGGGGCAGGTGGCCGGCGTTGGCGAACGTGCAGCGGCGGGTGACGGAGTCGTAGACGGCGTAGACGCAGGTGGCCAGGTACACCTCGGAGAGGTCGGCGTCGCGGGACTGGCGGGCGGTGCGGGTGGCCTGCTGGATGCCGCCCGGTGTGCCGAGGCCCCGCGCGATCTCGTCCAGCGCGGAGAGGACCTCGGCCGGTTCCAGGTCCAGCAGGGCCAGCGTGCGGACGGCCGTGCGCAGTTCGCCCATCGCGACCGCCGCCCGCAGCCCGCGGCCCATGACGTCGCCGACGACCAGGGCCGTGCGGTGGCCGGGGAGTTCGATGACGTCGAACCAGTCGCCGCCGACCTCGGTGGCCGTGTTGCCGGGCAGGTAGCGGCAGGCGATGTCCAGGCCGGATGCCTCCGGGTCGCCGGGCGGCAGCAGGGACCGCTGCAGGATCAGCGCCCGTTCGTGCTCGCGCCGGTACAGGCGGGCGTTGTCGATGCAGACGGCCGCCCGCGCCGCCAGCTCCACCGCCAGGTCCCGGTCGCGGTCGCCGAACGGCTCGCTGCCCTTGGTGCGGGCGAACTGGGCGAGTCCCACGACGGTGTCGTGGGCGACCATCGGCACGGCCAGCGTGGACTGCACGAGGCCGCCGTCCTCGGCGGGCACGCGCTGCGGCCGGGCGGTGCGCAGGGCGTACGCGCAGGCGGAGTTGAAGGGGAAGTGGTGGACGGCGCCGACGGCGACGGGCTTGCCGGAGCCGCTGAAGGGCGCGTCGGAGACGGCGCTGGCGAAGGCGACGCGGCGCAGTTCGGCGCTGCCGTCGGCGAGGCCGGGCGGGGCCTCGTCGCCGGTGAGGAGGCCCTGGTAGAGGTCGACGGTGGCGAGGTCGCAGAAACCGGGGACGACGACGTCGAGGAGTTCGCGGGCGGTGGTCTCCAGGTCGAGGGAGTTGCCGATGCGGGCGCCCGCCTCGTTGAGCAGGGCGAGGTTGCGGCGGGCGGCGGCGGCTTCGCGGGCGGCGGCGCGGCGGGCGGTGATGTCGATGCCGAGCCAGGCGACGCCGATGGGCCGGCCGCTTCCGCTGTTGACGCGGTAGAGGTTGACCGACCAGTGCCGGCGTTCGTCGGAGCCCGGGACGAAACCCGTGACGTGCATGTCGGTGATGGAGTCGCCGGTCTCCATCACCCGGCGCAGGATGGCCGAAATCCGCTCCGCCTCACCGCGCGGCAGGTAGTCCCGGACCCCCCTGCCCCGGTGGTCGTCCGGGGCCCCGCCGAAGATGGAGGCGAACCGCTCGTTGGCGCGGCGCACCCGCAGGTCGGGGTCGATCAGCAGGAAACCGAACGGGGATTGGCCGAAGATCGCCTGCGAGGCGGCGAGGTCGGTCTCGATGCTGCGCAGGGTGCGGACGTCCACGACGATGCAGACGGCGGCCCTGTCGCCCTCGACGGTCCGGGTGGGCATGACGTAGACCTCGGCGAGGCCCTCCTCGCCGCGCGTCCCGTCGGGCCCGTCCGGCATCCGGAAGGGGACGACCCCGGTCCACTCGCGCCCGTCGAGGATCTCGGCCATCTTGCGCTGGCCGTGCCTGCGCAGGTCGGGGTCGACGAAGGCCTGGATGGGGTCCATGCCGACGGCGCGTTCGGCGGGGATGCCGAAGATCTGCTCGGCGCGCAGGGACCACTGGTCCACCAGCCCGCCGGGGCTGAGGGAGAAGGAGGCGACCTTGATGTAGTCGTAGATCGAGCCGGGCGGGCTGCTCTGCCACATGGCGTCACCGGGCACGGCCCCGGCCTCCGCGGCCTGGCCCCTCGCGCCGTCCGACGGGTCCTCGGACTCCGTGGCCTTCGCTGGTATCTCGCTCACGCGAACCGTCCCCTCCAGCTCACCGCATCCGGCACCGGTCACCGGAGGCGGCTGCCCGCAGTATCCAGTACTACGGCGCCGCACGACACGGTGTTCACGATCACAGCACGGTCCAGGCGGTTTTAGGACCGGACTGCGGCAACACTTCCAGTCTTCTAACCAGGGAACACGTCCCCGAATCCCGCATTCCGACCACCGTCCGCAGCGCGGGCGGCGCACTGGGCGGCGGCGGGGGCGCGCACACCGGGTTCATCCCGGCACCGCGAGTTCGAACCAGACGGTCTTTCCGCTGCCGCCGGGCCGGGTGCCCCACCGGCGCGAGGAGCCGGCGACGAGCTGCAGTCCGCGGCCGCCCTCGTCCTCGGCGCGGGCGGTCCGCTCGTGCGGCAGGTCCGGGAGCGGGTCGGAGACCTCGACCAGGAGTCCGCCGCCCAGTCCCGCCGGGCGCACCA
This is a stretch of genomic DNA from Streptomyces sp. TG1A-8. It encodes these proteins:
- a CDS encoding SpoIIE family protein phosphatase; protein product: MSEIPAKATESEDPSDGARGQAAEAGAVPGDAMWQSSPPGSIYDYIKVASFSLSPGGLVDQWSLRAEQIFGIPAERAVGMDPIQAFVDPDLRRHGQRKMAEILDGREWTGVVPFRMPDGPDGTRGEEGLAEVYVMPTRTVEGDRAAVCIVVDVRTLRSIETDLAASQAIFGQSPFGFLLIDPDLRVRRANERFASIFGGAPDDHRGRGVRDYLPRGEAERISAILRRVMETGDSITDMHVTGFVPGSDERRHWSVNLYRVNSGSGRPIGVAWLGIDITARRAAAREAAAARRNLALLNEAGARIGNSLDLETTARELLDVVVPGFCDLATVDLYQGLLTGDEAPPGLADGSAELRRVAFASAVSDAPFSGSGKPVAVGAVHHFPFNSACAYALRTARPQRVPAEDGGLVQSTLAVPMVAHDTVVGLAQFARTKGSEPFGDRDRDLAVELAARAAVCIDNARLYRREHERALILQRSLLPPGDPEASGLDIACRYLPGNTATEVGGDWFDVIELPGHRTALVVGDVMGRGLRAAVAMGELRTAVRTLALLDLEPAEVLSALDEIARGLGTPGGIQQATRTARQSRDADLSEVYLATCVYAVYDSVTRRCTFANAGHLPPVLVEPGEPALMLDVPPGMPLGVGGEPFEEVEVELPEGALLALYTDGLVESRDHPLDEGLQAFVGALTDPTAPLEDVCDHVLSTLDTHHGEDDIALLMARVQGLPATSVGDWTLPREPRSVGRAREYARAQLLAWDLEPLVDTTELLVSELVTNALRYGEGEIRLRLLLDRTLVCEVWDSGLVQPRRRRARDTDEGGRGLQLVGLLSAAWGSRRTPRGKTVWFELPLPGTEGGLTDPAEALLSLF